One genomic segment of Ricinus communis isolate WT05 ecotype wild-type chromosome 5, ASM1957865v1, whole genome shotgun sequence includes these proteins:
- the LOC8258441 gene encoding protein FRIGIDA-ESSENTIAL 1 isoform X2 — translation MPPPSSAPRRSFDDDSVLSSSDHDDGVEEEEEEEIEEEEYEEIEVEEEEEIIEEIEVEEDEEEEEEEAEEEEEQPLDSSNQKSSDVRQPVEFERDGGQHESRSTAGNSELGLLSNSLLEDNAGNSKFSGPLNEPFTRQQESYVNYEGCKYLKSGEHLTTNGENRSQDSGVKKDFDIFLIKCNSKECSQPHCDSKAPLCNSEIKVPGTTNLIRTTENELPNDSVIKDDCNIETNAILDASIEVMQSENDKRQTASRCSLVQYFLSYFQACSLTLPNLSFSALTENTNSYILLITRFSRTRSLSPSSELKDPYKRPAVVCDFFAKGWCIRGSSCRFLHVNDKADNAKGQLEGDAAATDFSKGDQFSEERSLALKDGEIGRLHQLDDKHTSSSLQREDLSRRVHPDTLQFPSSKGDPRFSFPLKDAATENLRQNWLATDYRSYASPINSGSSPSFQKSLLPEHRSSSGSVVTSSNHCNGNPSSYLGSLENPTYVRGHCLQASRLDGSLSSSQMLLSHQVSAQTGPLFSYNSSLSTSPLGSQKLFEHDRSYRASRSSSLLQSASPLSGSQRENLPLTNVFADPLHYAEHKAEISSNDWEPSTPFRPSFLLTPTIASSPGSQYDPLRDSIDLPTTGYRVPFKFCFLSQGTSSLNMSHQPGNRDSLASQALGLECNDDKCNASFYSRYHENVVDKNCYTLRKDISVSGAVTGGSCVVNGKKAKEENASSTGHSKDVLNTSDIEVDRDSRNLNDGPKCKKDFTVDKGRQNNEMEVDQKTDGESRALRHFRAALVDFVKELLKPTWREGHLSKDAHNTIVKKAVDKVLTTLHPLQIPATMEITKQYLSSSRTKIAKLVEGYCTKYGKT, via the exons ATGCCACCACCATCCTCCGCCCCCAGGCGCTCCTTTGATGACGACAGCGTCCTTTCGTCCTCCGATCATGATGATGGcgtggaagaagaagaagaagaagaaatagaggaagaagaatatgaagagatagaagtagaagaagaagaagagataattgaagaaattgaagtagaagaagacgaagaagaagaagaagaagaagcggaagaagaagaagaacaaccGTTAGATTCATCTAATCAGAAATCCAGCG ATGTTAGGCAACCTGTGGAGTTTGAGAGGGATGGCGGACAACACGAATCACGTTCTACTGCAGGGAATTCTGAGCTGGGGCTTCTATCTAATTCTCTTCTAGAAGATAACGCTGGTAATTCTAAATTTTCTGGTCCTTTGAATGAACCATTTACGAGGCAGCAGGAATCATATGTGAACTATGAGGGCTGCAAGTATCTGAAATCAGGAGAGCATCTGACTACCAATGGGGAGAATAGAAGTCAAGATTCTGGAGTCAAAAAGGATTTTGACATATTTTTGATAAAGTGCAACTCTAAAGAATGCAGTCAACCCCATTGTGATAGTAAGGCTCCTTTATGTAATAGTGAAATTAAGGTTCCTGGGACCACCAATTTAATTAGAACCACGGAAAATGAGTTGCCTAATGATTCAGTTATCAAAGATGACTGTAATATTGAGACTAATGCAATTCTGGATGCTAGCATAGAAGTTATGCAGTCAGAGAACGATAAGAGGCAAACAGCATCAAGGTGCAGTCTGGTTCAATATTTTCTTTCGTACTTCCAGGCTTGTTCCCTTACACTGCCTAATCTCTCTTTTTCTGCTTTAACTGAAAATACCAATTCCTACATCTTACTAATCACTAGGTTTTCCAGGACTCGAAGTCTATCTCCTTCCTCTGAATTAAAAGATCCCTACAAACGTCCAGCAGTCGTGTGTGACTTTTTTGCCAAAGGGTGGTGCATTAGAGGGAGTTCATGTAGGTTCCTTCATGTAAACGATAAAGCAGATAATGCTAAAGGACAGCTTGAGGGAGATGCAGCTGCCACAGATTTCTCAAAAGGAGACCAGTTCAGCGAAG AAAGAAGCTTGGCGCTTAAAGATGGAGAAATCGGAAGGCTGCATCAGTTGGATGATAAACATACATCTTCATCACTCCAGAGAGAGGACTTATCCCGGAGAGTCCATCCTGACACCCTGCAATTTCCTTCATCCAAAGGTGATCCTCGGTTTTCTTTTCCCTTAAAGGATGCTGCTACAGAGAATCTTAGACAAAATTGGCTTGCCACTGATTATAGGAGCTATGCGTCTCCAATCAATAGTGGTAGCTCTCCTTCATTTCAGAAAAGCTTGCTTCCTGAACATAGATCTTCAAGTGGCTCTGTTGTAACATCAAGCAATCACTGCAATGGCAATCCCTCTTCTTATTTGGGCAGTTTAGAGAATCCAACATATGTTAGAGGTCACTGTTTACAGGCCTCAAGACTGGATGGTTCTCTTTCTAGTAGTCAGATGTTGCTATCTCACCAGGTCTCTGCTCAAACAGGaccattattttcttacaattCCTCCTTGAGTACAAGTCCTCTTGGTTCTCAAAAGCTGTTCGAGCATGATAGGAGCTATCGCGCTTCTAGATCATCTTCATTACTGCAAAGTGCATCCCCTCTCTCTGGCTCTCAGCGAGAAAACTTACCTCTAACCAATGTATTTGCAGATCCATTGCACTATGCAGAACATAAAGCAGAAATTTCCTCAAATGACTGGGAACCATCTACACCTTTTCGACcgtcttttcttttaactccTACGATAGCATCATCTCCAGGAAGCCAGTATGACCCTCTTCGTGATAGCATTGATTTGCCCACTACTGGATACAGAGTTCCCTTTaagttttgttttcttagcCAAGGGACGTCCAGCCTCAATATGTCACATCAACCAGGAAATCGCGACTCTTTAGCAAGTCAGGCCCTTGGCTTAGAATGCAATGATGACAAATGTAATGCATCTTTTTATAGTAGATACCATGAAAATGTGGTGGACAAGAACTGCTATACACTCAGAAAAGATATATCTGTTAGTGGAGCAGTGACAGGAGGTTCTTGTGTGGTCAATGGGAAAAAAGCCAAGGAAGAAAATGCTTCAAGCACTGGTCATTCAAAAGATGTTCTAAATACAAGCGATATAGAGGTTGATCGTGATTCTAGGAACCTCAATGATGGGCCAAAATGCAAAAAGGACTTCACAGTAGATAAGGGTAGGCAAAATAACGAAATGGAAGTTGACCAAAAGACAGATGGAGAATCTAGAGCACTGAGACATTTTCGTGCTGCTCTTGTTGATTTTGTTAAAGAATTGTTAAAACCAACCTGGCGCGAGGGTCATTTGAGCAAGGATGCACATAACACTATAGTCAAAAAAGCAGTTGACAAGGTTCTTACAACCTTGCATCCCCTTCAAATTCCAGCCACAATGGAAATCACTAAGCAATATCTTTCTTCCTCCCGGACTAAAATTGCAAAGCTTGTTGAG GGATATTGTACAAAGTATGGGAAAACTTGA
- the LOC8258441 gene encoding uncharacterized protein LOC8258441 isoform X4 has product MPPPSSAPRRSFDDDSVLSSSDHDDGVEEEEEEEIEEEEYEEIEVEEEEEIIEEIEVEEDEEEEEEEAEEEEEQPLDSSNQKSSVFFHVDVRQPVEFERDGGQHESRSTAGNSELGLLSNSLLEDNAGNSKFSGPLNEPFTRQQESYVNYEGCKYLKSGEHLTTNGENRSQDSGVKKDFDIFLIKCNSKECSQPHCDSKAPLCNSEIKVPGTTNLIRTTENELPNDSVIKDDCNIETNAILDASIEVMQSENDKRQTASRCSLVQYFLSYFQACSLTLPNLSFSALTENTNSYILLITRFSRTRSLSPSSELKDPYKRPAVVCDFFAKGWCIRGSSCRFLHVNDKADNAKGQLEGDAAATDFSKGDQFSEERSLALKDGEIGRLHQLDDKHTSSSLQREDLSRRVHPDTLQFPSSKDPLHYAEHKAEISSNDWEPSTPFRPSFLLTPTIASSPGSQYDPLRDSIDLPTTGYRVPFKFCFLSQGTSSLNMSHQPGNRDSLASQALGLECNDDKCNASFYSRYHENVVDKNCYTLRKDISVSGAVTGGSCVVNGKKAKEENASSTGHSKDVLNTSDIEVDRDSRNLNDGPKCKKDFTVDKGRQNNEMEVDQKTDGESRALRHFRAALVDFVKELLKPTWREGHLSKDAHNTIVKKAVDKVLTTLHPLQIPATMEITKQYLSSSRTKIAKLVEGYCTKYGKT; this is encoded by the exons ATGCCACCACCATCCTCCGCCCCCAGGCGCTCCTTTGATGACGACAGCGTCCTTTCGTCCTCCGATCATGATGATGGcgtggaagaagaagaagaagaagaaatagaggaagaagaatatgaagagatagaagtagaagaagaagaagagataattgaagaaattgaagtagaagaagacgaagaagaagaagaagaagaagcggaagaagaagaagaacaaccGTTAGATTCATCTAATCAGAAATCCAGCG TATTCTTCCATGTAGATGTTAGGCAACCTGTGGAGTTTGAGAGGGATGGCGGACAACACGAATCACGTTCTACTGCAGGGAATTCTGAGCTGGGGCTTCTATCTAATTCTCTTCTAGAAGATAACGCTGGTAATTCTAAATTTTCTGGTCCTTTGAATGAACCATTTACGAGGCAGCAGGAATCATATGTGAACTATGAGGGCTGCAAGTATCTGAAATCAGGAGAGCATCTGACTACCAATGGGGAGAATAGAAGTCAAGATTCTGGAGTCAAAAAGGATTTTGACATATTTTTGATAAAGTGCAACTCTAAAGAATGCAGTCAACCCCATTGTGATAGTAAGGCTCCTTTATGTAATAGTGAAATTAAGGTTCCTGGGACCACCAATTTAATTAGAACCACGGAAAATGAGTTGCCTAATGATTCAGTTATCAAAGATGACTGTAATATTGAGACTAATGCAATTCTGGATGCTAGCATAGAAGTTATGCAGTCAGAGAACGATAAGAGGCAAACAGCATCAAGGTGCAGTCTGGTTCAATATTTTCTTTCGTACTTCCAGGCTTGTTCCCTTACACTGCCTAATCTCTCTTTTTCTGCTTTAACTGAAAATACCAATTCCTACATCTTACTAATCACTAGGTTTTCCAGGACTCGAAGTCTATCTCCTTCCTCTGAATTAAAAGATCCCTACAAACGTCCAGCAGTCGTGTGTGACTTTTTTGCCAAAGGGTGGTGCATTAGAGGGAGTTCATGTAGGTTCCTTCATGTAAACGATAAAGCAGATAATGCTAAAGGACAGCTTGAGGGAGATGCAGCTGCCACAGATTTCTCAAAAGGAGACCAGTTCAGCGAAG AAAGAAGCTTGGCGCTTAAAGATGGAGAAATCGGAAGGCTGCATCAGTTGGATGATAAACATACATCTTCATCACTCCAGAGAGAGGACTTATCCCGGAGAGTCCATCCTGACACCCTGCAATTTCCTTCATCCAAAG ATCCATTGCACTATGCAGAACATAAAGCAGAAATTTCCTCAAATGACTGGGAACCATCTACACCTTTTCGACcgtcttttcttttaactccTACGATAGCATCATCTCCAGGAAGCCAGTATGACCCTCTTCGTGATAGCATTGATTTGCCCACTACTGGATACAGAGTTCCCTTTaagttttgttttcttagcCAAGGGACGTCCAGCCTCAATATGTCACATCAACCAGGAAATCGCGACTCTTTAGCAAGTCAGGCCCTTGGCTTAGAATGCAATGATGACAAATGTAATGCATCTTTTTATAGTAGATACCATGAAAATGTGGTGGACAAGAACTGCTATACACTCAGAAAAGATATATCTGTTAGTGGAGCAGTGACAGGAGGTTCTTGTGTGGTCAATGGGAAAAAAGCCAAGGAAGAAAATGCTTCAAGCACTGGTCATTCAAAAGATGTTCTAAATACAAGCGATATAGAGGTTGATCGTGATTCTAGGAACCTCAATGATGGGCCAAAATGCAAAAAGGACTTCACAGTAGATAAGGGTAGGCAAAATAACGAAATGGAAGTTGACCAAAAGACAGATGGAGAATCTAGAGCACTGAGACATTTTCGTGCTGCTCTTGTTGATTTTGTTAAAGAATTGTTAAAACCAACCTGGCGCGAGGGTCATTTGAGCAAGGATGCACATAACACTATAGTCAAAAAAGCAGTTGACAAGGTTCTTACAACCTTGCATCCCCTTCAAATTCCAGCCACAATGGAAATCACTAAGCAATATCTTTCTTCCTCCCGGACTAAAATTGCAAAGCTTGTTGAG GGATATTGTACAAAGTATGGGAAAACTTGA
- the LOC8258441 gene encoding protein FRIGIDA-ESSENTIAL 1 isoform X1: MPPPSSAPRRSFDDDSVLSSSDHDDGVEEEEEEEIEEEEYEEIEVEEEEEIIEEIEVEEDEEEEEEEAEEEEEQPLDSSNQKSSVFFHVDVRQPVEFERDGGQHESRSTAGNSELGLLSNSLLEDNAGNSKFSGPLNEPFTRQQESYVNYEGCKYLKSGEHLTTNGENRSQDSGVKKDFDIFLIKCNSKECSQPHCDSKAPLCNSEIKVPGTTNLIRTTENELPNDSVIKDDCNIETNAILDASIEVMQSENDKRQTASRCSLVQYFLSYFQACSLTLPNLSFSALTENTNSYILLITRFSRTRSLSPSSELKDPYKRPAVVCDFFAKGWCIRGSSCRFLHVNDKADNAKGQLEGDAAATDFSKGDQFSEERSLALKDGEIGRLHQLDDKHTSSSLQREDLSRRVHPDTLQFPSSKGDPRFSFPLKDAATENLRQNWLATDYRSYASPINSGSSPSFQKSLLPEHRSSSGSVVTSSNHCNGNPSSYLGSLENPTYVRGHCLQASRLDGSLSSSQMLLSHQVSAQTGPLFSYNSSLSTSPLGSQKLFEHDRSYRASRSSSLLQSASPLSGSQRENLPLTNVFADPLHYAEHKAEISSNDWEPSTPFRPSFLLTPTIASSPGSQYDPLRDSIDLPTTGYRVPFKFCFLSQGTSSLNMSHQPGNRDSLASQALGLECNDDKCNASFYSRYHENVVDKNCYTLRKDISVSGAVTGGSCVVNGKKAKEENASSTGHSKDVLNTSDIEVDRDSRNLNDGPKCKKDFTVDKGRQNNEMEVDQKTDGESRALRHFRAALVDFVKELLKPTWREGHLSKDAHNTIVKKAVDKVLTTLHPLQIPATMEITKQYLSSSRTKIAKLVEGYCTKYGKT; the protein is encoded by the exons ATGCCACCACCATCCTCCGCCCCCAGGCGCTCCTTTGATGACGACAGCGTCCTTTCGTCCTCCGATCATGATGATGGcgtggaagaagaagaagaagaagaaatagaggaagaagaatatgaagagatagaagtagaagaagaagaagagataattgaagaaattgaagtagaagaagacgaagaagaagaagaagaagaagcggaagaagaagaagaacaaccGTTAGATTCATCTAATCAGAAATCCAGCG TATTCTTCCATGTAGATGTTAGGCAACCTGTGGAGTTTGAGAGGGATGGCGGACAACACGAATCACGTTCTACTGCAGGGAATTCTGAGCTGGGGCTTCTATCTAATTCTCTTCTAGAAGATAACGCTGGTAATTCTAAATTTTCTGGTCCTTTGAATGAACCATTTACGAGGCAGCAGGAATCATATGTGAACTATGAGGGCTGCAAGTATCTGAAATCAGGAGAGCATCTGACTACCAATGGGGAGAATAGAAGTCAAGATTCTGGAGTCAAAAAGGATTTTGACATATTTTTGATAAAGTGCAACTCTAAAGAATGCAGTCAACCCCATTGTGATAGTAAGGCTCCTTTATGTAATAGTGAAATTAAGGTTCCTGGGACCACCAATTTAATTAGAACCACGGAAAATGAGTTGCCTAATGATTCAGTTATCAAAGATGACTGTAATATTGAGACTAATGCAATTCTGGATGCTAGCATAGAAGTTATGCAGTCAGAGAACGATAAGAGGCAAACAGCATCAAGGTGCAGTCTGGTTCAATATTTTCTTTCGTACTTCCAGGCTTGTTCCCTTACACTGCCTAATCTCTCTTTTTCTGCTTTAACTGAAAATACCAATTCCTACATCTTACTAATCACTAGGTTTTCCAGGACTCGAAGTCTATCTCCTTCCTCTGAATTAAAAGATCCCTACAAACGTCCAGCAGTCGTGTGTGACTTTTTTGCCAAAGGGTGGTGCATTAGAGGGAGTTCATGTAGGTTCCTTCATGTAAACGATAAAGCAGATAATGCTAAAGGACAGCTTGAGGGAGATGCAGCTGCCACAGATTTCTCAAAAGGAGACCAGTTCAGCGAAG AAAGAAGCTTGGCGCTTAAAGATGGAGAAATCGGAAGGCTGCATCAGTTGGATGATAAACATACATCTTCATCACTCCAGAGAGAGGACTTATCCCGGAGAGTCCATCCTGACACCCTGCAATTTCCTTCATCCAAAGGTGATCCTCGGTTTTCTTTTCCCTTAAAGGATGCTGCTACAGAGAATCTTAGACAAAATTGGCTTGCCACTGATTATAGGAGCTATGCGTCTCCAATCAATAGTGGTAGCTCTCCTTCATTTCAGAAAAGCTTGCTTCCTGAACATAGATCTTCAAGTGGCTCTGTTGTAACATCAAGCAATCACTGCAATGGCAATCCCTCTTCTTATTTGGGCAGTTTAGAGAATCCAACATATGTTAGAGGTCACTGTTTACAGGCCTCAAGACTGGATGGTTCTCTTTCTAGTAGTCAGATGTTGCTATCTCACCAGGTCTCTGCTCAAACAGGaccattattttcttacaattCCTCCTTGAGTACAAGTCCTCTTGGTTCTCAAAAGCTGTTCGAGCATGATAGGAGCTATCGCGCTTCTAGATCATCTTCATTACTGCAAAGTGCATCCCCTCTCTCTGGCTCTCAGCGAGAAAACTTACCTCTAACCAATGTATTTGCAGATCCATTGCACTATGCAGAACATAAAGCAGAAATTTCCTCAAATGACTGGGAACCATCTACACCTTTTCGACcgtcttttcttttaactccTACGATAGCATCATCTCCAGGAAGCCAGTATGACCCTCTTCGTGATAGCATTGATTTGCCCACTACTGGATACAGAGTTCCCTTTaagttttgttttcttagcCAAGGGACGTCCAGCCTCAATATGTCACATCAACCAGGAAATCGCGACTCTTTAGCAAGTCAGGCCCTTGGCTTAGAATGCAATGATGACAAATGTAATGCATCTTTTTATAGTAGATACCATGAAAATGTGGTGGACAAGAACTGCTATACACTCAGAAAAGATATATCTGTTAGTGGAGCAGTGACAGGAGGTTCTTGTGTGGTCAATGGGAAAAAAGCCAAGGAAGAAAATGCTTCAAGCACTGGTCATTCAAAAGATGTTCTAAATACAAGCGATATAGAGGTTGATCGTGATTCTAGGAACCTCAATGATGGGCCAAAATGCAAAAAGGACTTCACAGTAGATAAGGGTAGGCAAAATAACGAAATGGAAGTTGACCAAAAGACAGATGGAGAATCTAGAGCACTGAGACATTTTCGTGCTGCTCTTGTTGATTTTGTTAAAGAATTGTTAAAACCAACCTGGCGCGAGGGTCATTTGAGCAAGGATGCACATAACACTATAGTCAAAAAAGCAGTTGACAAGGTTCTTACAACCTTGCATCCCCTTCAAATTCCAGCCACAATGGAAATCACTAAGCAATATCTTTCTTCCTCCCGGACTAAAATTGCAAAGCTTGTTGAG GGATATTGTACAAAGTATGGGAAAACTTGA
- the LOC8258441 gene encoding protein FRIGIDA-ESSENTIAL 1 isoform X3 encodes MPPPSSAPRRSFDDDSVLSSSDHDDGVEEEEEEEIEEEEYEEIEVEEEEEIIEEIEVEEDEEEEEEEAEEEEEQPLDSSNQKSSVFFHVDVRQPVEFERDGGQHESRSTAGNSELGLLSNSLLEDNAGNSKFSGPLNEPFTRQQESYVNYEGCKYLKSGEHLTTNGENRSQDSGVKKDFDIFLIKCNSKECSQPHCDSKAPLCNSEIKVPGTTNLIRTTENELPNDSVIKDDCNIETNAILDASIEVMQSENDKRQTASRTRSLSPSSELKDPYKRPAVVCDFFAKGWCIRGSSCRFLHVNDKADNAKGQLEGDAAATDFSKGDQFSEERSLALKDGEIGRLHQLDDKHTSSSLQREDLSRRVHPDTLQFPSSKGDPRFSFPLKDAATENLRQNWLATDYRSYASPINSGSSPSFQKSLLPEHRSSSGSVVTSSNHCNGNPSSYLGSLENPTYVRGHCLQASRLDGSLSSSQMLLSHQVSAQTGPLFSYNSSLSTSPLGSQKLFEHDRSYRASRSSSLLQSASPLSGSQRENLPLTNVFADPLHYAEHKAEISSNDWEPSTPFRPSFLLTPTIASSPGSQYDPLRDSIDLPTTGYRVPFKFCFLSQGTSSLNMSHQPGNRDSLASQALGLECNDDKCNASFYSRYHENVVDKNCYTLRKDISVSGAVTGGSCVVNGKKAKEENASSTGHSKDVLNTSDIEVDRDSRNLNDGPKCKKDFTVDKGRQNNEMEVDQKTDGESRALRHFRAALVDFVKELLKPTWREGHLSKDAHNTIVKKAVDKVLTTLHPLQIPATMEITKQYLSSSRTKIAKLVEGYCTKYGKT; translated from the exons ATGCCACCACCATCCTCCGCCCCCAGGCGCTCCTTTGATGACGACAGCGTCCTTTCGTCCTCCGATCATGATGATGGcgtggaagaagaagaagaagaagaaatagaggaagaagaatatgaagagatagaagtagaagaagaagaagagataattgaagaaattgaagtagaagaagacgaagaagaagaagaagaagaagcggaagaagaagaagaacaaccGTTAGATTCATCTAATCAGAAATCCAGCG TATTCTTCCATGTAGATGTTAGGCAACCTGTGGAGTTTGAGAGGGATGGCGGACAACACGAATCACGTTCTACTGCAGGGAATTCTGAGCTGGGGCTTCTATCTAATTCTCTTCTAGAAGATAACGCTGGTAATTCTAAATTTTCTGGTCCTTTGAATGAACCATTTACGAGGCAGCAGGAATCATATGTGAACTATGAGGGCTGCAAGTATCTGAAATCAGGAGAGCATCTGACTACCAATGGGGAGAATAGAAGTCAAGATTCTGGAGTCAAAAAGGATTTTGACATATTTTTGATAAAGTGCAACTCTAAAGAATGCAGTCAACCCCATTGTGATAGTAAGGCTCCTTTATGTAATAGTGAAATTAAGGTTCCTGGGACCACCAATTTAATTAGAACCACGGAAAATGAGTTGCCTAATGATTCAGTTATCAAAGATGACTGTAATATTGAGACTAATGCAATTCTGGATGCTAGCATAGAAGTTATGCAGTCAGAGAACGATAAGAGGCAAACAGCATCAAG GACTCGAAGTCTATCTCCTTCCTCTGAATTAAAAGATCCCTACAAACGTCCAGCAGTCGTGTGTGACTTTTTTGCCAAAGGGTGGTGCATTAGAGGGAGTTCATGTAGGTTCCTTCATGTAAACGATAAAGCAGATAATGCTAAAGGACAGCTTGAGGGAGATGCAGCTGCCACAGATTTCTCAAAAGGAGACCAGTTCAGCGAAG AAAGAAGCTTGGCGCTTAAAGATGGAGAAATCGGAAGGCTGCATCAGTTGGATGATAAACATACATCTTCATCACTCCAGAGAGAGGACTTATCCCGGAGAGTCCATCCTGACACCCTGCAATTTCCTTCATCCAAAGGTGATCCTCGGTTTTCTTTTCCCTTAAAGGATGCTGCTACAGAGAATCTTAGACAAAATTGGCTTGCCACTGATTATAGGAGCTATGCGTCTCCAATCAATAGTGGTAGCTCTCCTTCATTTCAGAAAAGCTTGCTTCCTGAACATAGATCTTCAAGTGGCTCTGTTGTAACATCAAGCAATCACTGCAATGGCAATCCCTCTTCTTATTTGGGCAGTTTAGAGAATCCAACATATGTTAGAGGTCACTGTTTACAGGCCTCAAGACTGGATGGTTCTCTTTCTAGTAGTCAGATGTTGCTATCTCACCAGGTCTCTGCTCAAACAGGaccattattttcttacaattCCTCCTTGAGTACAAGTCCTCTTGGTTCTCAAAAGCTGTTCGAGCATGATAGGAGCTATCGCGCTTCTAGATCATCTTCATTACTGCAAAGTGCATCCCCTCTCTCTGGCTCTCAGCGAGAAAACTTACCTCTAACCAATGTATTTGCAGATCCATTGCACTATGCAGAACATAAAGCAGAAATTTCCTCAAATGACTGGGAACCATCTACACCTTTTCGACcgtcttttcttttaactccTACGATAGCATCATCTCCAGGAAGCCAGTATGACCCTCTTCGTGATAGCATTGATTTGCCCACTACTGGATACAGAGTTCCCTTTaagttttgttttcttagcCAAGGGACGTCCAGCCTCAATATGTCACATCAACCAGGAAATCGCGACTCTTTAGCAAGTCAGGCCCTTGGCTTAGAATGCAATGATGACAAATGTAATGCATCTTTTTATAGTAGATACCATGAAAATGTGGTGGACAAGAACTGCTATACACTCAGAAAAGATATATCTGTTAGTGGAGCAGTGACAGGAGGTTCTTGTGTGGTCAATGGGAAAAAAGCCAAGGAAGAAAATGCTTCAAGCACTGGTCATTCAAAAGATGTTCTAAATACAAGCGATATAGAGGTTGATCGTGATTCTAGGAACCTCAATGATGGGCCAAAATGCAAAAAGGACTTCACAGTAGATAAGGGTAGGCAAAATAACGAAATGGAAGTTGACCAAAAGACAGATGGAGAATCTAGAGCACTGAGACATTTTCGTGCTGCTCTTGTTGATTTTGTTAAAGAATTGTTAAAACCAACCTGGCGCGAGGGTCATTTGAGCAAGGATGCACATAACACTATAGTCAAAAAAGCAGTTGACAAGGTTCTTACAACCTTGCATCCCCTTCAAATTCCAGCCACAATGGAAATCACTAAGCAATATCTTTCTTCCTCCCGGACTAAAATTGCAAAGCTTGTTGAG GGATATTGTACAAAGTATGGGAAAACTTGA
- the LOC112533698 gene encoding auxin-repressed 12.5 kDa protein isoform X1 gives MLLDKMWDDVVAGPQPDRGLGKLRKISTKTLTIDAEGETSKFQRSLSMPASPGTPSTPVTPTTPASARKDNVWRSVFHPGSNLATRGIGAQLFDKPSQPNSPTVYDWLYSGETRSKHR, from the exons ATGTTGCTAGACAAGATGTGGGATGATGTTGTCGCCGGGCCTCAGCCCGACCGTGGCCTTGGCAAGCTGAGAAAGATCAGCACCAAAACTCTTACCATAG ATGCCGAAGGAGAGACTAGCAAGTTCCAGAGGTCGTTATCCATGCCGGCGAGTCCTGGAACACCTTCGACACCGGTGACACCTACAACTCCGGCTTCGGCTCGCAAGGATAATGTATGGAGGAGTGTTTTCCACCCTGGTAGCAACCTTGCTACAAGGGGTATTGGTGCTCAGCTCTTTGACAAGCCATCTCAGCCTAACTCCCCTACTGTCTATGACTG GCTTTACAGTGGAGAAACCAGGAGCAAGCATCGTTGA
- the LOC112533698 gene encoding auxin-repressed 12.5 kDa protein isoform X2, producing MLLDKMWDDVVAGPQPDRGLGKLRKISTKTLTIDAEGETSKFQRSLSMPASPGTPSTPVTPTTPASARKDNVWRSVFHPGSNLATRGIGAQLFDKPSQPNSPTVYDWWYSGAWE from the exons ATGTTGCTAGACAAGATGTGGGATGATGTTGTCGCCGGGCCTCAGCCCGACCGTGGCCTTGGCAAGCTGAGAAAGATCAGCACCAAAACTCTTACCATAG ATGCCGAAGGAGAGACTAGCAAGTTCCAGAGGTCGTTATCCATGCCGGCGAGTCCTGGAACACCTTCGACACCGGTGACACCTACAACTCCGGCTTCGGCTCGCAAGGATAATGTATGGAGGAGTGTTTTCCACCCTGGTAGCAACCTTGCTACAAGGGGTATTGGTGCTCAGCTCTTTGACAAGCCATCTCAGCCTAACTCCCCTACTGTCTATGACTG GTGGTATAGTGGCGCGTGGGAATAg